The following are encoded together in the Pseudodesulfovibrio indicus genome:
- the ercA gene encoding alcohol dehydrogenase-like regulatory protein ErcA, translated as MQDQDYSELRKFVAPEFVFGAGAAMLAGQYAANLSIKKALVVTGPVLETLGFPGMVADSLRREGVACTVFSDVSPNPRHAEVMAGAELFRREGCDALVAVGGGSPMDCAKAIGIVCTNERHVLEFEGVDRVERPGPPLICIPTTAGTAADISQFAIINDTDRKVKIAIVSKTMVPDLALIDPLLTLTMGEELTAHTGLDALTHAAEAFASNASSAITDLNAVEAMRLIRLHLLRAVREPDNMEARTGMMLASTYAGLAFSNAILGAVHAMAHSLGGLLDMPHGLCNAILLDHVIEYNYDAEPMKYARLGSLLGADIRAEDDPALVKAKTLEAVRTLKREAGVTVGLCELGMTDEDLPVLARNALADACMLTNPKQPTADDVIEIFKQSC; from the coding sequence ATGCAGGATCAGGACTATTCCGAACTCAGGAAATTCGTGGCCCCGGAATTCGTTTTCGGGGCGGGCGCGGCCATGCTCGCCGGGCAATACGCCGCCAACCTGTCCATCAAGAAGGCCCTGGTGGTCACCGGGCCGGTGCTGGAGACCTTGGGGTTCCCCGGCATGGTTGCGGACAGTCTGCGGCGCGAAGGGGTGGCCTGCACCGTGTTTTCCGACGTCTCCCCCAACCCCCGCCACGCCGAGGTCATGGCCGGGGCTGAGCTCTTCCGCCGCGAGGGATGCGACGCCCTGGTGGCCGTGGGCGGCGGTTCGCCTATGGACTGCGCCAAGGCCATCGGCATCGTCTGCACCAACGAACGCCACGTGCTCGAGTTCGAGGGCGTGGACCGGGTCGAACGGCCCGGCCCGCCGTTGATTTGCATCCCGACCACCGCCGGAACCGCCGCTGACATCTCTCAGTTCGCCATCATCAACGACACCGACCGCAAGGTGAAGATCGCCATCGTGTCCAAGACCATGGTCCCGGACCTGGCCCTGATCGACCCGCTGCTGACCCTGACCATGGGCGAGGAGCTGACCGCCCACACCGGGCTGGACGCCCTGACCCACGCCGCAGAGGCCTTTGCTTCCAACGCGTCCTCGGCTATCACGGACCTCAACGCCGTGGAGGCCATGCGCCTCATCCGGCTCCATCTGCTCCGCGCGGTCCGCGAACCGGACAATATGGAAGCGCGGACCGGCATGATGCTCGCCTCGACCTATGCGGGGCTGGCCTTCTCCAACGCCATCCTGGGCGCGGTCCACGCCATGGCCCACAGCCTGGGCGGGCTGCTCGACATGCCCCACGGGCTGTGCAACGCCATCCTCCTGGATCACGTCATCGAGTACAACTACGATGCCGAACCGATGAAATACGCCCGCCTGGGGAGCCTCCTGGGCGCGGACATCCGTGCGGAAGACGACCCCGCCCTGGTCAAGGCAAAGACCCTCGAGGCCGTCAGGACGCTCAAGCGGGAGGCGGGCGTGACGGTCGGCCTCTGCGAACTGGGCATGACCGACGAGGATCTGCCGGTGCTGGCGCGGAACGCCCTGGCCGACGCCTGCATGCTGACCAACCCGAAACAACCGACCGCAGATGACGTCATCGAAATATTCAAGCAAAGCTGCTGA